AGTATATCAAAATTCTACAGTGAAATGGTTGAGACCTGTCCACCTGCACATAAGCGGAAAACAGTTCTTTTCACGACTACAAGTATGTCTGTGTATAATTTAAATAGCGAGGGTATATTTAGTGAGATCTACCCCTCGCTTTTGGAAAGCTTTAAATCATGTGGTGAAACAATGAGTAATGATGATAAATTAAATGCAGTTGAAACATGGGAACTTATGCAATGCGCAAAAGAAAAACTCGGTGCTAAAGAATTACAAAAGATCTTTCAACGCGGTCAGACACAGATAAACAGGTATTGCTCATCACCCATATCGGAAGACCATCAGCGCAATCCTCTGGATAGAATCCATATTTTGTTTTCAAACCTTTGTGAAGCAGGTGGAGAAGAAATTGTTCGTGCCTCAATCAACCACTTTGCGGATATAATCGGTTGCAGAGTCGCCGAGCAGGGAGAAATTGTTCCTGATAAGGATACTGTAGAAGAAGAATGTCTTGATGATTACCCAGAGAAAGTCGCCATGGATAACATGATTGCAGCAAGCGAACATCCTGAAAAAGTACGCAGACAGGGCGAGAAAACCTGCCGGGAAATAATGGAGACAGTTATCAGCTATGAAACGCACTGGGGAAAGCTTCATAACCAAAGCTGATTTTTTTACGAGATTTCCAACAGCCGCACAGCAAAAACGCCCCGCAAGATTACTCTTACGGGGCGTTATCAATAAATACTGAATCAGACCTGATTATTTTTTCATATTCACAAACTGAAACGGCAGGTCAACATCACAATCTCTGACTAACGAAATGACAGCCTGAAGATCATCTAATTTTTTTCCGGTAACTCTAATCTGGTTATCCTGAATTGACGGCTGCACTTTAAGCTTAGAATCTTTAATAATTTTCGTAACTTTTTTAGCATCCTCTTTAGATATTCCCTCTTTCAACTTGATGAGCTGCTTGAGCTGACCTTTGGAAGTAGGCTCATACTCACCGAATTCGAGAACACGCGAGTCAACTTTGCGCCTTGTAAAATGAGTGATCAGCATGTCACGCACAGCTTTAACTTTCATTTCATCCCCGGTTACGAGAGAAATGGTTCTGTCTTTTTTATTAAGATCTATAGTTGTTTCTATCCCGCGAAAATCATAGCGGGTATCAACTTCCTTTACAGTATTATTTACTGCATTATCGACTTCCTGAATATCAACTTCACTTACGATATCAAAAGAAGGCATTATCTTCCTCCTGTGCCTTGGATTTTTATTTAAAACGGGTTAGGATTTAGTTACTGAACTTTTAAAGGCAGTCAAGTTCTCCACTATGTCTGAATGTAATTTTTTTTACTTACATTCACCACAGCGGGACATCAGTTCTTAATCTTTTACATTTATTGTTTCTTTATGACACATATATAACACCTTAAAATATTTTATTTTTACACTAACAATACTACTCAATAGTATATCAGGAGTCCCATAATGTCTTCATAAACAAAATATATACATTTTTTGAGTTTTATAACGTATTGCTTTTGCAGGATAAAAAAAAATGGCATATATAATGCGTATAAGCTGATACTTTAACGGCTGGATCAGGACCTCGCTTCAGCCAAAAGGGGAGGATGAATCTGTGACCAAAAGGCTTTTCTCTATCCTATTCGTGGTGATTGCTATTCTGGCTTTTGAACTACTGATTATAAAAGACCCTATACTCGCTTTATCATCCCAGATAGCCGCCATCCTTATTCTCATTGCATTGGGTTTGCTGGTCCGAAAAAGAGTCATCCTCCCCATTAAAGAATTAAAGGAAAAAATAGACAGAATATCCAACCATGATTTCAGTCTGACTCCGCAAACCAACTGCTCCTGTGAACTTGGCGAGCTTTCCTGTTCCATAGATAAGCTTAACGATATGCTCAACGAAAATGTCGGCATGAATGAGTCAATGCTTAAAAGCATAATGACTCCTATGGCTATGGTTGACGCTCATGGGATCATCGGCTGGATAAACACAAGCATGATCCGTCTTGTCGAAGAAGAAGGCGACCCTGAAAAATTCCTTGGCAGTGATTTTTCAATTTTCTTTTACGGAGAAAAAACCGACACCATTGTCAACAAGTGCATTCAGGAGCAGAAGCAGCA
Above is a window of Maridesulfovibrio bastinii DSM 16055 DNA encoding:
- a CDS encoding YajQ family cyclic di-GMP-binding protein, whose product is MPSFDIVSEVDIQEVDNAVNNTVKEVDTRYDFRGIETTIDLNKKDRTISLVTGDEMKVKAVRDMLITHFTRRKVDSRVLEFGEYEPTSKGQLKQLIKLKEGISKEDAKKVTKIIKDSKLKVQPSIQDNQIRVTGKKLDDLQAVISLVRDCDVDLPFQFVNMKK